GAGCTGTTCGAGGCGCTCGTCACTCAGAAAAGCCCAGGCGGCCTCGCCGACAGGCACCTGAATCACCACTGAATCGCCCACAACCTCCGGAGGATGGGACGCGTACAGCCAGTGCTGGCCGTCGATCTGCATCCCCGCGCCGTCATGGCTCAGCGTGACGGCGCGGCGGGCATAGTCGGGCGCGGCCTTCAGGACCAGCCGGTAGGCCTGCGGGGCCAGCGAAAAGACGCGGCACAGGCCACAAGGCAAGCCCTCTCCGAACGGCATGAAATCGGTGATGGTCAGGGCCTCGCCGTTCTCCCCGGTCTGTAGCATGGATTCCAGATGCCCACCGTCGCCTAGGTAGCGGCGTCCGGCCGGGGCCGCCCCCGGCAGGTCCACGGCCCAGGAGCCTCCCCGCTCGTCATCCAGTAGCCGGGCCAGCAACGAAGGTGCGTCAAACCGCCCCGGGCAGTACCACACCACCTCGGCCAGGGACGTGACCAGTGCGGCGCTGCGTCGGTTGCTCAGCAGTCCCAGGTCCTGGATCCGGGGCGGGGGGCCTTGGGTCGGGGTCATCTGCTCCTCTGCACCGCGCCACTTTACGGCTGAATGGTGAGCAGGAACGTCTGAAGGAGGCCAGTCTGCCCTGCCGGGTCTGCGTTACTGCGGTCTGCTGCGGCGGGTGTTGTAGTTCTGGCTGACAGCGCGTTTGCGGGCCAGTGGCTCGTCCAGGCTGAAGGCGACGTCCAGCTGCTCCAGGACTGCGGCCTCGCCGATCAGGCCGGGTGTCTTCAGATCCATCAGTCGATTGCGCTCCTGGATCAACGCGTCAAGGACAGGTGAAGGACAGCAATCCCACGGTGGCGTCATGACGGCTCAGTCGAGCGTTGACCTCGGCTTCAGGGCGGGTGGCGCGGTCCAGCGTAAGCAGGCGGTGCAGCCAGGCATTGGCCTTGTTCATAAAGTCGTCAATGCCGCCTGTCCAGTCGGGCGCGAGGTCCAGCATGTCAGCAAAGTCGCAGGACAACTCGTCCGTTGACAGCGTCTGTGATCCTACCGCCCGGAAACCATTTCGTGTTGCCGGGGGGGCGCGCAACTGCCGCGCACGATCAGCCGTCCGGGCAGGACCGCATGCTGCGCCGTCTTCTGTGGTGGCAGTCCACCTTCCAGCGCGCGCAACACCGCGTTAGCCGCCAGTTCGGCCATCTGCTCTACCGGCTGCTCGATCACCGTGATGGGCGGCTCGACCAGCGCGGTCCACGGATAGTTGTCGAAAGTCAGCAGAGAGAGGTCAGCGGGCAGGCTCAGACCCCGTTCCCGGATGGCCCGGAAAGCGCCGATGGCCTGGGTGCCGGTCAGGGCGATCAGGGCGCTGGGTGGATTGGGCAGGCCCAGCAACTCGTGAGTCAGGTGGTAGGCGGTGTCTTCTGTAAGTAGGGTCATGCGCTGGTATTCGGGCGGCACCTCCAGGCCGCGTTCACGCATGGCTTTAGGAAACGTCCGGGAACGGCCTTCCGGGTGCACCAGCGGATCGTAGGCCCCCAGGGCGGCGATCCGGGTGTGGCCCAGACCGTGCAGATGGGCCACGGCCTCACGCATCGCTTGGGCATTGTCGAGCATCACGCTGGGGAAGGCCGAACCGTCCGGAACATAGTCGTATTCCAGAATGAACAGGCCGCGTCCACGCAGGCGTTCCAGATATTCCCGGCTGTCCTCACCATAGCCGGGCCGCAGCATGATGGCGGCCACGCGCTGGCCATACAGGCGGCGCAGTTCGGGCAGTTCCAGACGGGCACTGTACTCGTTCTCGCTGATGATCAGGGTGTAGTCGGCGGCCTTGAGGTGCCGGGCAGCGGCGCGGGCGAACTGCCCGAAGAAAGGTTCGACGATACTCGCCACCACCAGCCCCACCGTGCGGCTCTGGCCGCCGCGCAGGCTGCCCGCACGCACGTCGGGTTCGTAATGCAGTTGCTCAATGGCCGCCTGGACCCGTAAGAGCGTCTCCGGCGTGAGCTTGTCCGGGTCGCGCAGGGCCCGTTTGGCTGTGGTGGGCGAGACTCCCGCCAGCCGCGCGACATCCTGAATCGTTGACACGAGGCCATTGTAGAGGTTCATGGCCCATAGGTGCCCCAGCGAATGGTATTTGTCGTGTGGTGGTAAATCGCAGTGGTCCCGTGGCCATTTCTAGGAAACGCTGTTGTGAGTCCAAAAAATTGAATTTGACGAATGAAAAAATCTATGATTCAATTATGGCCACGAGACCATTCATCAACTGATCGGGAAGTGTCCCGGTCGAACTGAGCGCGTCAGGCCCGCATGACCGGATTTGCCGCTCCTTGTCCTCGCCGCTCCGGAGTGCGCGGCGTTGCTGGAGGTTGACCCATGAAACGACTGTTGTTCTTGACTCTTGCCCTGACCGCCACCGCTGCGCAGGCGGCCACCACCATCACCATCGCCACCGTGAACAACCCGGACATGGTGACCATGCAGAAACTGTCGCCGGAGTTCACCAAGAAGTATCCGGACATCAATGTGAAGTGGGTGGTGCTGCCCGAGAACGAGTTGCGTCAGAAGGTCACCCTGGACGTCGCCAGCAATGCGGGCAGCTTCGACGTCGCCACGGTGGGAGCCTACGAAGTGCCGATCTGGGCCAAGAACGGCTGGCTCGATCCGTTGACGCCGATGTTTGCCAAGAACGCCGAGATTGCCAAGAGCTACAATCTCAACGACATTATTCCTGGTGTCCGCAAGGCGCTAACCGTGAACGGCAATCTGTACGCCGTGCCCTTCTACGCCGAGAGCAGCATGACCTTTTACAACAAGGATCTGTTCAAGGCCGCCGGCATCTCCATGCCGCAAAACCCCACCTGGAGTCAGATCCAGGGCTTCGCGGCCAAGATCCACAACCCTGGCAAAGGGGTGTACGGCATCTGCATGCGCGGGCTGCCCGGCTGGGGGGAGAACATGGCTGTTTTCAGCACCGTGATGAACACCTTCGGCGGGCGCTGGTACGACCAGGACTGGAAGGCGCAACTCGATTCGCCTGCCTGGAAGAACGCCATGACCTTTTACGTGGATACCCTGAAGAAGTACGGCCCTCCCGGCGCGACGGGGAACGGCTTTACCGAGAACCTCACCCTGATGAGCCAGGGCAAGTGTGGTATGTGGGTGGACGCCACCGTGGCTGCGGGCTTCCTGAGCGATCCGAGCAGTTCCAAGATCACCAAATCCGTTGGCTTTGCCAACGCGCCCACTGGCCCCGGCACTCCCAAGGGCAACCACTGGTACTGGAGCTGGAACCTGGCGATTCCCAAGAGCACCAAGAAGGAGGATGCGGCCTTCAAGTTCATCACTTGGGCCACCAGCCAGGATTACATTGCGCTGGTCGCCAAGGAGAAGGGCACCTGGGCCTCGGTCCCCCCCGGCACCCGCACCAGCACCTACAACAACCCCAACTACAAGAAGGCCGCCGGGGCCTTCAGCGGGCTGGTGCAGAGCGCTATTAACAGCGCCGATGTGAACAACGCCACTAAGGACCCTGTGCCCTACTCGGGCATTCAATACGTTGCAATTCCTCAGTTCCAGGCGCTGGGCACGCAGGTCGGCCAGTTCCTGGCCGGGGCCATCAGTGGGCAGACCACCGTGGATCAGGCGCTCAAGCAGGCCCAGGACGCGGCCCAGAAGGCCGCCAAGGAAGGCGGTTACCAGAAATAGAATCCGGCCCGCGCTTGACCGTCAAAAGAGGGGGGGCTGGGCAATATTGCCCGTCTCCCTCTCAGCTTTGACCGAGAGGACTGCGCTAAGGGGCAAGGCCCACTCGCCTGTCGAGCGCTGAGACTGCCATCACCGCGATAAGGGGACCCCATGACCACCGCCGTCCGTCCAACCACCACCACGGCCAGCCCACCGGCTCCCAAACGCGGCCTGCGTCTGACCCCGGCAGCGCTGATCTGGCCTGCCATGCTGTATCTAATTCTGACCACCCAGGTCCCGTTTTTCATGACGGTGTACTACTCGTTCTTCAACTACAACTTGGTAATCCCCGACAACCGGCCCTTTATCGGTTTTGGCAATTACGCCACCCTGCTCACCAACCCGCAGAATCTGCAGGTCGTCCTGAATACGGTCATCCTGGCGGGGGGCACCCTGATCCTGACACTGTTTATAGGCGGCGCGATGGCCATGCTGCTCAACCGCAACTTTCCAGGGCGCGGGCTGCTGCGTACGCTCATGATCAGCTCGTTTCTGGTCATGCCCATCGTCACGGCGGTGGTCTGGAAGAACATGCTCCTGAACCCGGTGTTCGGCTTCTTCTCGTGGCTGGTGGCCTCGCTGGGCGGGCAGCCGGTGGACTGGCTGGCGCAGTACCCGATGGCCAGCGTGATCGCGATGATCACCTGGGAATGGACGCCTTTTGCCATGCTGATCCTGCTGACCGGTCTGCAAAGCCTGCCCGACGATCAGCTCGAGGCTGCCCGGTTGGACGGGGCCAGCCCGATGCAGGAGTTCCGGCACATCGTGATGCCGCACTGGACCCAGGCCATTCAGGTGGTGGTGCTGATGGAAACCATCGCGCTCCTGCAGGTCTACGGCGAGATTTACGGCTCGACTTCCGGGGGGCCGGGACTGGCCACCACCAACCTGCCGTATTTCATCTACCAGAAGGCTTTCGCCGAGTACAACATCGGTCTGGCCAGTGCGGCCGGCGTGATCACGGTGATCCTGACCAACATCCTGGCGGTCTATCTGCTGCGGATGATCAACCGCACCAACCAGAGCAACAAGGGGGGCTGACATGACGACGATACCCAGCACTTCAGCGCCGGTCCGGCGGGACAAGAGCCGCATCAGGGTGCGGAACACTGTGCTGACCATCCTCACCTACCTGATCGCCATCGCCTTCCTGTTCCCGCTGGTGTGGATGTTTCTGGCCGCCTTCAAGACCGAAGCCGAGGCCTTTGCCAGTCCACCCGTCTTTGCCTTCACGCCCATTCTGGAAAACTTCAAGAACGCGTTGCCCAGCTATTTTCCGGCGCTAAAGAACAGTCTGGTGGCCGCCGTCGGCAGCACGCTGCTGGCCTTCGCCCTGGGGCTGCCCGCCGCCTTTGCGCTGGCGGTCTACCCCACCCGCCGCGCGCAGGGCACGCTGACGTGGATGCTGTCTACCAAGATGATGCCGGCTGTGGGCGTGATCGTGCCGCTGTTTTTGTTGTTTCGTAATCTGCACTTGCTGGACACCCTACCGGGCCTCATCCTGATGTACACGACCATGAATCTGCCGCTGGTGGTCTGGATGATGCACAGCTACATGACCGAGATCCCCTTTGCCATCTACGAGGCCGCCAAGGTAGACGGCGCGTCGGTGGCGCAGGAATTTTTCGGCATCGCGCTGCCCCTGTCCACACCAGGCATGGCTGCTACCGCGCTGCTGGCGGTGATCTTCGCATGGAACGAGGTGTTTTTCGCCGTCAACCTGACCAGTTCGGACGCCGCGCCGCTGAGCGTGTTCATCAGTTCGTTCAAGACCAGCATGGGCCTGTTCTGGGCACAGATGAGCGCCGCCGCCGCGCTGACCGTGCTTCCGGTGCTGATCTTCGGCTGGGTGGCCCAGCGCCAGCTGGTGCGCGGCCTGAGCTTCGGGGCCGTCAAATAGCCCAGACGGCCAGGGGCTGCACTCGCCCCTCGTTCGCTCCCGCTCCCCTATCCTCACCCAGCATGGAGACACCACATGGTCGCCCCACCGTCTGACGGACAATTCAGCCAAAGTCAGCCGCCAGCGGTTCATGCCACCCTGGACGAACTGGTGGCACGGGCGCGGGCGATGATGACCGTCGGCGAGCGGCGCATCCTGGGGATTGTCGGTGCGCCGGGGGCAGGCAAGTCCACCCTCTGCACGGCGCTCCTTGAAGCCCTGGGCGGTGACGCGGCGCTGGTGGCCATGGACGGCTTTCACCTGGCGAACACGGAACTCGAGCGGCTGGGCCGACGCGGGCGCAAGGGCGCACCGGACACCTTCGATGCGGACGGCTACGCCGCTTTGCTGGCAAGGCTGCGCGTGGAAACGCACCGGACGATCTATGCCCCCACCTTTGACCGGCAGCTTGAGGAGTCCATCGGCAGCGCCGTTGCCGTGCCCGCAGGCACGCCTCTGGTTCTGACCGAGGGCAATTACCTGTTGCTGCCGGACGGAAGCTGGGGTCAGGTGAGATCGCAGCTGGACGCCGTGTGGTTTCTGGACGTTCCTGAAGACTCGCGTCTCTCGCGTCTGGTGGCACGACACGTCGCTTTCGGCAAAGCGCCCGCCGACGCCCAACGTTGGGTGGACGCGGTGGACGGACCAAACGCCGCCACCATCAAGCTCACCCGCGCCCGCGCCGATCTGATCGTGCAAATCGTCGAGTAACATCTCCTTTCCCTCCCGGTCTCGACCCTTTTTCTGGAGCGTTCTTCATGACCAAGCTCAAACTCTCGGCGCTGGGTCAACTCGGCCCCGATGTGGCCATTCCCCATTACGATCCCCGCACCCTGACCACCGGCATCGTCCATTTTGGCGTGGGCGGCTTTCACCGCTCGCATCAGGCCATGTACCTCGATCGCGTGCTCAACGCCGGGGGGAGTACAAACTGGGGCATCTGCGGCGTGGGTGTGCTGCCCGGCGACGCGAGGATGCGGGATGTGCTGAAGGATCAGGACGGTCTTTATACCCTGGTCACCAAGGCTCCATCGGGTGAGACCGAAACACGGGTTATTGGCGCCATCCACGAGTTTCTCTTCGCGCCCGACGATCCCGAAAAGGTAATCGAGACCCTGGCCGCTCCTGCCACCCGTATCGTCTCGTTGACCGTCACTGAAGGTGGCTACAGCCTCAACAACGCGACAGGCGAGTTCGATCCCACGGGCGCTGACATCGCCCATGACCTGCAACCCGGTGCGGTGCCCAGATCCGTCTTCGGGCTGATTACCGAGGGCCTGCGCCGCCGCCGCGAGCGTGGTATCCCACCCTTCACGGTGATGTCCTGCGACAACATCCAGGGCAACGGCCACGTGACTCAGGCGGTGCTGTCGGCCTTCGCCCGCCTGAAAGACGCGCAACTGGGTGCGTGGATCGCCCGGGAAGTCGCCTTTCCCAACTCGATGGTGGACCGGATCACGCCCATGACCACCGACGGGGATCGCGAAGCCCTGCTCGCGCAGTCGGGGATTGAAGACGCCTGGCCGGTCATTGGTGAGAGTTTCACGCAGTGGGTGCTCGAGGACCATTTCACGCTGGGCCGGCCCCCTCTGGAAACCGTAGGTGTGCAGGTGGTGGCCGATGTGGAGCCGTACGAACTGATGAAACTGCGCCTGCTGAACGCCGCGCATCAGGCGATGGGCTACCTCGGCCTGCTCGCCGGGTACACCTATGTCCACCAGGTCTGCCGCATGCCTGTCTTCGTGGATTTCCTGCTGGGTTACATGGCCCGCGAGGGCGCGCCAACGCTGAAGCCCGTTCCTGGCATGGATCTGGACGCCTACCAGCACGAACTGATCGAGCGCTTTGCCAGCCCCGCCATCCAGGACACCCTGGCCCGGCTGATCTTCGACGGTTCCGAGCGCATTCCTAAATTCCTGCTGCCGGTGGTGCGTGAGCAACTCGCGCGGGAGGGCGAGATCAGCCACGCCGCGCTGGTGGTGGCATCCTGGGCAGCCTATCTGGAAGCGGTGCAGGGCGGCGAGACGGTTCCCCCCTTGCAGGATCAACGCGCCGCGCAGTTGCTGAGAGCAGTTCGGTGCGAAGCGGCCCAGCCGGGCGCGTTCCTGGACTTAAAGGAACTGTTCGGCGACCTTGGCGAGAATGCCCGTTTCAGGGCCGCGTACCTGGCCGCCCGCGAGAGCCTGCGTCGGCACGGGGCCGTCGGCGCAATCGAAGTGCTGGAGGCAGCCCGCCAGGCTGCTCCGGCACAGTCGCTTATCGGACACCAGTCCTAAATTCCTGCCTGAGATCCAGCCTCCTTGAGTGGAGAGCCGCGAACAGCACTGTGTGACCTGCCCGCTGATCGGGTACCTTCTCCTCCCCCATTCCTTTCCCACTGAGGCCTTTCCATGACTTCCATTGAGCATCCTGCAACCACTATTGAAGCGCGGTCCTCCCGCACCAGCGTGCTGACCGGCACTCGCGAACTCGGCTGGGAAACGCGCGAGGTGCCCGCCCCTGGTCCGCACGAGGTGCGGGTGCGGGTGCGGCGCATCGGCGTGTGCGGCAGCGACGTGCATTACTACACGCACGGGCGCATCGGTTCTTTCGTGGTGGAGGCGCCGCTGGTGCTGGGCCACGAGGTCATGGGTGTGGTCGAGGCGCTGGGCGAGAACGTGACCCGTCTGAGCGTGGGAGACCGGGTGGCGCTGGAGCCGGGCTATCCCTGCCGCCGCTGCACGTACTGCAAGCGCGGGGAGTACAACCTGTGCCCGGAGATGACCTTTATGGCGACGCCCCCGGTGGACGGCGCGCTGGCCGAGTACGTGATCTGGCCCGACGACTTCGCCTTTCCCCTGCCCGACAGCATCAGTGACGATGCCGGCGCGCTGCTGGAGCCGCTCGCCGTGGGCGTGTGGGCGGCGCGTAAGGGGGCGGTGACGCCAGGGGACAGCGTGGCGGTCTTCGGCGCTGGCCCCATCGGCTGCACCACCATCCAGGCCGCGAAGGCGGCGGGGGCCACCACCATCATTGCGGTCGATCTGGAGGACTTCCGGCTGGACCTGGCCCGCAAGGTGGGGGCCACTCACAGCCTCAATGCCAGACATCAGGACGTCCTGGCCGTGATCCGCGAACTGACGCGCCGTGACCTCCCCCCGTCCCACGCCGGGGTGGACGTGGCTTTCGAGACGGCGGGTAGCCTGCCCACCACCCGGATGACGCTGGCCGCGCCGCGCCCCGGCGGGCGGGCGGTGCTGGTCGGTCTGCCACCAGACCCCGAGGTCAGCCTGGACATCGTGTCGGCGGCCAGCCGCGAGGTCACCCTGCGCGGCGTGTTCCGCTACGCCAACTGCTATCCGGCAGCGATCGACCTGGTCGCCAGCGGAGCGGTTGATCTGGACCTTCTGATTACGCACCGATACGCCTTTGACCAGACGCCAGAGGCCTTTGCGTTTGCGGATCTCGAGAAGAAGACCAGCATGAAGGTGATGATCGAGGTGGGCTGAGGGGCAGTGCTTGCGGGAAGGGCAGCCGGTTCATCGCCTTCCCTTCAGCATTCCTTGAAGTAGGTCCGGCACGTAGCACAGCAGACACAAGTGGCCCGCGTTGTGTCACAGCATGGACCCCACTCAAGGAGGCCCCATGCCCGACCGACCAACGTCAGAGGATTTCAAGAACGCACAGAGCCTGCCCTATCCAGCCAGGCAGTCTGAAATGGATATCCAGCCGCAGACGGACCTGAAAGAGTATCGGGCCGCCGACAAGCTCAGGGGCAAGGTCGCCCTGGTCACCGGCGCAGACTCGGGAATCGGGCGCGCCGTCGCGCTGGCATTTGCCCTGGAAGGTGCCCAGGTGGCCATTCTCTATAACGAGAATGACGGTGACGCGCAGGTGACGAAGCAACTGGTGGAGGAGCGCGGCGGACATTGTCTGGTGATCAAGGCCGATGTACGCGATAAGGCTGCCTGCACCGACGCTGTGAAGCAGACTGTCGACGCCTACGGCGGTCTGAACGTGCTGGTCAACAACGCTGCGTTTCAGGCGACTCAGGACAGCATTCTGGATATCAGCGAGGAGCAGCTGCGGCGCACGCTGGAAACCAATCTCTTCGGCTACGTTTTCATGATTCAGGCGGCTCTTCCGCACCTGCACGAGGGCGACGCCATTATTAACACTGGCTCGATAGTCGGCGAGACGGGCAATCCCATGCTGGTGGATTACACCGCCTCCAAAGGGGGCATCCACGCGCTGACCAAATCGCTGGCGCTGCAATTCGGGAAACTGGGCAATGGCGTGCGCATCAACGCCGTGCTGCCGGGTCCGGTCTGGACCCCCAATATCCCCGGCACCATGCCGCTTGACGAGGTGCAGAAGTTCGGCCACGAGGTGGCATTGGGTCGCCCCGGTCAGCCTGAGGAACTGGCCCCCGCGTACGTTTACCTGGCCTGCCAGGACAGCTCCTTCGTGACGGGTACATTGCTTCAGGTGACTGGCGGCAAGCTCTCCTCATGACGATGCGACCATGAGCAAGGGCTTCCTGGACATCATCAAGAGAGAACTGGGTGACGGCGATTACAGCGGCGACGAGTTCGGCGGC
The genomic region above belongs to Deinococcus humi and contains:
- a CDS encoding substrate-binding domain-containing protein, with the translated sequence MSTIQDVARLAGVSPTTAKRALRDPDKLTPETLLRVQAAIEQLHYEPDVRAGSLRGGQSRTVGLVVASIVEPFFGQFARAAARHLKAADYTLIISENEYSARLELPELRRLYGQRVAAIMLRPGYGEDSREYLERLRGRGLFILEYDYVPDGSAFPSVMLDNAQAMREAVAHLHGLGHTRIAALGAYDPLVHPEGRSRTFPKAMRERGLEVPPEYQRMTLLTEDTAYHLTHELLGLPNPPSALIALTGTQAIGAFRAIRERGLSLPADLSLLTFDNYPWTALVEPPITVIEQPVEQMAELAANAVLRALEGGLPPQKTAQHAVLPGRLIVRGSCAPPRQHEMVSGR
- a CDS encoding ABC transporter substrate-binding protein, which encodes MKRLLFLTLALTATAAQAATTITIATVNNPDMVTMQKLSPEFTKKYPDINVKWVVLPENELRQKVTLDVASNAGSFDVATVGAYEVPIWAKNGWLDPLTPMFAKNAEIAKSYNLNDIIPGVRKALTVNGNLYAVPFYAESSMTFYNKDLFKAAGISMPQNPTWSQIQGFAAKIHNPGKGVYGICMRGLPGWGENMAVFSTVMNTFGGRWYDQDWKAQLDSPAWKNAMTFYVDTLKKYGPPGATGNGFTENLTLMSQGKCGMWVDATVAAGFLSDPSSSKITKSVGFANAPTGPGTPKGNHWYWSWNLAIPKSTKKEDAAFKFITWATSQDYIALVAKEKGTWASVPPGTRTSTYNNPNYKKAAGAFSGLVQSAINSADVNNATKDPVPYSGIQYVAIPQFQALGTQVGQFLAGAISGQTTVDQALKQAQDAAQKAAKEGGYQK
- a CDS encoding carbohydrate ABC transporter permease encodes the protein MTTAVRPTTTTASPPAPKRGLRLTPAALIWPAMLYLILTTQVPFFMTVYYSFFNYNLVIPDNRPFIGFGNYATLLTNPQNLQVVLNTVILAGGTLILTLFIGGAMAMLLNRNFPGRGLLRTLMISSFLVMPIVTAVVWKNMLLNPVFGFFSWLVASLGGQPVDWLAQYPMASVIAMITWEWTPFAMLILLTGLQSLPDDQLEAARLDGASPMQEFRHIVMPHWTQAIQVVVLMETIALLQVYGEIYGSTSGGPGLATTNLPYFIYQKAFAEYNIGLASAAGVITVILTNILAVYLLRMINRTNQSNKGG
- a CDS encoding carbohydrate ABC transporter permease, whose translation is MTTIPSTSAPVRRDKSRIRVRNTVLTILTYLIAIAFLFPLVWMFLAAFKTEAEAFASPPVFAFTPILENFKNALPSYFPALKNSLVAAVGSTLLAFALGLPAAFALAVYPTRRAQGTLTWMLSTKMMPAVGVIVPLFLLFRNLHLLDTLPGLILMYTTMNLPLVVWMMHSYMTEIPFAIYEAAKVDGASVAQEFFGIALPLSTPGMAATALLAVIFAWNEVFFAVNLTSSDAAPLSVFISSFKTSMGLFWAQMSAAAALTVLPVLIFGWVAQRQLVRGLSFGAVK
- a CDS encoding nucleoside/nucleotide kinase family protein, translating into MVAPPSDGQFSQSQPPAVHATLDELVARARAMMTVGERRILGIVGAPGAGKSTLCTALLEALGGDAALVAMDGFHLANTELERLGRRGRKGAPDTFDADGYAALLARLRVETHRTIYAPTFDRQLEESIGSAVAVPAGTPLVLTEGNYLLLPDGSWGQVRSQLDAVWFLDVPEDSRLSRLVARHVAFGKAPADAQRWVDAVDGPNAATIKLTRARADLIVQIVE
- a CDS encoding mannitol dehydrogenase family protein, whose protein sequence is MTKLKLSALGQLGPDVAIPHYDPRTLTTGIVHFGVGGFHRSHQAMYLDRVLNAGGSTNWGICGVGVLPGDARMRDVLKDQDGLYTLVTKAPSGETETRVIGAIHEFLFAPDDPEKVIETLAAPATRIVSLTVTEGGYSLNNATGEFDPTGADIAHDLQPGAVPRSVFGLITEGLRRRRERGIPPFTVMSCDNIQGNGHVTQAVLSAFARLKDAQLGAWIAREVAFPNSMVDRITPMTTDGDREALLAQSGIEDAWPVIGESFTQWVLEDHFTLGRPPLETVGVQVVADVEPYELMKLRLLNAAHQAMGYLGLLAGYTYVHQVCRMPVFVDFLLGYMAREGAPTLKPVPGMDLDAYQHELIERFASPAIQDTLARLIFDGSERIPKFLLPVVREQLAREGEISHAALVVASWAAYLEAVQGGETVPPLQDQRAAQLLRAVRCEAAQPGAFLDLKELFGDLGENARFRAAYLAARESLRRHGAVGAIEVLEAARQAAPAQSLIGHQS
- a CDS encoding NAD(P)-dependent alcohol dehydrogenase, with protein sequence MTSIEHPATTIEARSSRTSVLTGTRELGWETREVPAPGPHEVRVRVRRIGVCGSDVHYYTHGRIGSFVVEAPLVLGHEVMGVVEALGENVTRLSVGDRVALEPGYPCRRCTYCKRGEYNLCPEMTFMATPPVDGALAEYVIWPDDFAFPLPDSISDDAGALLEPLAVGVWAARKGAVTPGDSVAVFGAGPIGCTTIQAAKAAGATTIIAVDLEDFRLDLARKVGATHSLNARHQDVLAVIRELTRRDLPPSHAGVDVAFETAGSLPTTRMTLAAPRPGGRAVLVGLPPDPEVSLDIVSAASREVTLRGVFRYANCYPAAIDLVASGAVDLDLLITHRYAFDQTPEAFAFADLEKKTSMKVMIEVG
- a CDS encoding SDR family oxidoreductase; the encoded protein is MPDRPTSEDFKNAQSLPYPARQSEMDIQPQTDLKEYRAADKLRGKVALVTGADSGIGRAVALAFALEGAQVAILYNENDGDAQVTKQLVEERGGHCLVIKADVRDKAACTDAVKQTVDAYGGLNVLVNNAAFQATQDSILDISEEQLRRTLETNLFGYVFMIQAALPHLHEGDAIINTGSIVGETGNPMLVDYTASKGGIHALTKSLALQFGKLGNGVRINAVLPGPVWTPNIPGTMPLDEVQKFGHEVALGRPGQPEELAPAYVYLACQDSSFVTGTLLQVTGGKLSS